From the Ruminiclostridium josui JCM 17888 genome, one window contains:
- a CDS encoding AMP-dependent synthetase/ligase, whose protein sequence is MAKNGISITNENGKRTVKGLGYYEISPVANIKELLKTSVETFGDKTAFIYKSGADTITKSYKSFGAEVASVGTALHKLGLKDKRIAVIGENRYEWAVSFFSIACGTGVVVPLDKHLPEIEIEKLIIRGEVDAIFYSSHFDAQMRSLSERMKTIKYFICMDDIGEDYPSSFTTIERLIAQGESLLKNGDRSFTDAFVDSERLSVLLFTSGTTSMSKGVMLNQRNICSDVSAVSSVIKVLPNDVHLSILPLHHTFELSIGMLFMIKNGVCIAYSEGIKHIAKNLKEFNVTILVVVPAILEAMYKKMKDGIKKSGKEKQVAVLAKISKGLNSIKIDLRRKFFKRILEQLGPGLRLAVSGAAPIDKEIIEGFDMLGLKVIQGYGLTETSPVVAANNDFYNKAGTVGQPLYGIEVAIYNPDENGMGEIITRGRNVMMGYYHDEVGTKEAIDEEGWFHTGDLGYIDDEGFITITGRAKSMIVLTNGKKAFPEEYEILLNNIEGIKESFVWGNEAPDGDIQVCAKLILNEAVLKDKYGRLPSESELADIMQQEIRRINKDIPQYKIIRYFIMSYDELIKTTTLKIKRPIEHKKVIEVLDQAGLNMRKANGKLL, encoded by the coding sequence ATGGCCAAAAATGGAATCTCCATAACAAATGAAAATGGCAAAAGAACAGTCAAGGGGCTTGGATATTATGAAATCAGTCCCGTGGCAAACATTAAGGAACTACTAAAAACAAGCGTAGAAACATTTGGGGATAAAACTGCATTTATATATAAATCAGGTGCAGACACTATCACTAAATCATATAAAAGCTTTGGTGCGGAAGTAGCTAGCGTAGGTACTGCACTTCACAAGCTTGGATTAAAAGACAAAAGGATAGCGGTGATAGGTGAAAACCGTTACGAGTGGGCAGTAAGCTTTTTTTCAATTGCATGTGGTACGGGAGTAGTGGTTCCTCTTGATAAACATCTTCCTGAAATTGAAATTGAAAAACTGATTATTAGAGGCGAAGTAGATGCAATATTCTACAGTAGTCATTTTGATGCTCAAATGCGCAGCCTGTCAGAACGAATGAAAACTATCAAATACTTTATATGTATGGACGATATAGGTGAAGATTATCCTTCTTCATTTACAACTATAGAGAGACTTATTGCACAGGGAGAAAGTCTCCTAAAAAATGGCGACAGAAGCTTTACAGATGCATTCGTAGATTCAGAAAGGCTGTCTGTTCTGCTTTTTACATCGGGTACTACCAGTATGTCAAAAGGGGTAATGTTAAATCAGCGCAATATTTGCTCAGATGTAAGTGCTGTTTCTTCAGTAATAAAAGTTCTACCAAATGATGTGCATCTTTCAATACTGCCATTGCATCACACTTTTGAATTATCAATTGGTATGCTTTTTATGATAAAAAATGGTGTGTGCATAGCGTATAGTGAGGGAATAAAGCATATTGCCAAAAACTTGAAGGAATTTAATGTAACTATTCTTGTAGTAGTTCCTGCAATTCTGGAAGCCATGTATAAAAAAATGAAAGATGGCATAAAGAAGTCAGGGAAGGAAAAGCAGGTTGCAGTACTTGCCAAGATTTCAAAAGGACTTAACAGCATTAAAATAGATTTAAGAAGAAAGTTTTTCAAAAGAATTCTGGAACAATTGGGACCGGGATTAAGACTGGCTGTGTCAGGTGCCGCACCAATAGACAAAGAAATAATAGAGGGCTTTGACATGCTGGGCTTAAAGGTTATACAAGGCTATGGCCTGACCGAAACTTCACCTGTTGTTGCAGCCAACAATGATTTTTATAATAAGGCGGGTACTGTGGGACAGCCGTTGTATGGTATAGAGGTGGCTATTTATAACCCTGATGAAAACGGCATGGGTGAAATCATTACTAGGGGTCGGAATGTAATGATGGGTTACTACCATGACGAAGTCGGAACTAAAGAAGCCATTGATGAAGAAGGTTGGTTTCACACAGGAGACTTGGGGTATATTGATGACGAAGGGTTTATAACAATTACAGGAAGGGCCAAGTCAATGATTGTTCTCACCAACGGTAAAAAAGCCTTCCCGGAAGAGTATGAAATACTTCTGAATAATATTGAAGGTATAAAAGAATCCTTTGTATGGGGAAACGAAGCCCCTGACGGAGATATACAGGTATGTGCTAAGCTGATTCTTAATGAGGCTGTTTTAAAAGATAAATACGGAAGACTTCCATCTGAAAGTGAATTAGCAGACATTATGCAGCAGGAGATAAGAAGGATAAACAAGGATATTCCACAGTACAAAATTATAAGATATTTTATTATGAGCTATGATGAATTGATTAAAACAACTACTCTTAAAATAAAAAGGCCTATTGAGCACAAAAAAGTAATTGAGGTGCTTGACCAAGCAGGATTAAATATGAGGAAGGCCAATGGGAAGCTGTTATAA
- a CDS encoding ABC transporter permease codes for MISVARTELFKQLKTFKALVIVAIFIIVSYSASNFFKSNESLLGFKNNTAFYSSIRLLVILFGYIFVSTISYNCINNEIELKTIRLVINKISRTEFIIGKLLGISAFWFLCLTVSFSVVSAIAGTFSLSIYLLIIVAMFYFICLVIFLSTIVEKQSVSNFLGIIVGLLMPTLGLWSTLSNSNIIFRVIRYIFPYYYMLKEGPYLLIPAIIGVLFILMSLKVFIGKDL; via the coding sequence ATGATTTCTGTTGCAAGAACCGAACTATTTAAGCAATTAAAAACTTTTAAAGCATTAGTTATTGTAGCCATTTTCATTATTGTAAGTTACAGTGCTTCTAATTTTTTTAAATCCAATGAAAGTTTATTAGGCTTTAAGAATAATACTGCATTTTATTCAAGTATAAGATTATTAGTAATTTTATTTGGCTATATTTTTGTATCAACGATATCCTATAATTGTATAAATAATGAAATTGAACTAAAGACGATTAGATTAGTAATAAATAAGATTTCAAGAACTGAATTTATCATTGGAAAGCTTTTAGGAATATCAGCTTTTTGGTTTTTATGCCTTACCGTAAGTTTTTCAGTTGTTTCTGCAATTGCAGGAACCTTTAGCCTAAGTATTTATCTGTTAATAATTGTGGCCATGTTTTACTTTATTTGTTTAGTGATTTTTTTATCAACAATAGTCGAAAAACAATCTGTAAGTAATTTTTTAGGGATAATAGTAGGTCTTTTAATGCCTACACTTGGGTTATGGTCTACCTTAAGTAATTCAAATATTATATTTAGGGTAATAAGGTATATATTCCCTTATTACTATATGCTGAAAGAAGGGCCATATTTATTAATTCCAGCTATTATTGGAGTGCTATTCATACTTATGTCTTTAAAAGTTTTTATAGGAAAGGATCTATAA
- a CDS encoding IS3 family transposase (programmed frameshift): protein MAERKKFDKAFKEQTVEKILAGETTASLMAKEIGVHYSTVRDWLIAYEKDGSSAFPGSGNLKPDDDEIRKLRRELANLKEENEILKKAGGLFCEKSEINKFNFIYKHRFIFRIAKMCQALQVSRSGYYAYFSRSESNRSKSNRELLETIKEIHKKSHGIYGAPQITKNLPENQKASKGRVARLMKANGIRSKVSKKYKATTYSNHSLPVADNILNREFTASRPNQKWVSDITYIPTKEGWLYLAGVMDLYGRRLVGWAMANHMRTELVSAALNQAIGRTGAKEGLIIHSDRGIQYASNDYQNLLKRYGFVCSMSRKGNCYDNAPMESFWGKLKMEWLNDYNFETRAEAKKAVFEYIELFYNRKRTHSANGYIPPFVLKEIS from the exons ATGGCTGAGAGAAAAAAGTTTGATAAAGCATTCAAGGAACAGACCGTTGAAAAAATATTGGCAGGTGAAACAACAGCAAGCTTAATGGCAAAAGAAATTGGAGTGCACTACTCAACAGTAAGAGACTGGTTAATCGCTTATGAAAAGGATGGTTCAAGTGCCTTTCCAGGCAGTGGTAACCTTAAGCCTGACGATGATGAAATAAGAAAATTACGCAGGGAATTAGCTAACCTTAAAGAGGAAAATGAAATATTAAAAAAAGCCG GCGGCCTATTTTGCGAAAAATCAGAAATAAACAAGTTTAATTTTATCTATAAACACCGCTTCATATTTCGGATTGCAAAGATGTGTCAGGCCCTTCAAGTATCAAGAAGCGGTTATTATGCATATTTTTCACGTAGCGAAAGTAATCGGAGCAAGTCAAATAGAGAGCTCCTTGAAACTATTAAAGAAATCCATAAAAAGAGTCATGGAATTTATGGTGCTCCTCAGATAACAAAGAATCTTCCGGAAAATCAGAAAGCCAGTAAAGGCCGTGTTGCAAGGTTAATGAAGGCAAATGGTATACGTTCCAAAGTGTCAAAGAAATATAAAGCGACTACGTACTCAAATCATAGTCTTCCTGTGGCAGATAACATTCTTAATAGAGAATTTACTGCCAGTAGACCTAACCAGAAGTGGGTATCAGATATTACGTATATTCCTACAAAAGAAGGTTGGCTTTATCTTGCTGGTGTAATGGACCTCTATGGACGTAGGCTTGTAGGATGGGCTATGGCGAACCATATGAGAACGGAGTTGGTATCTGCTGCTCTGAATCAAGCAATTGGAAGAACCGGTGCTAAAGAAGGATTAATAATTCATTCTGACCGGGGAATTCAATACGCCAGTAATGACTATCAAAATCTGCTAAAAAGATATGGATTTGTATGCAGTATGAGCAGAAAGGGCAATTGTTATGATAATGCCCCTATGGAATCTTTTTGGGGCAAACTTAAAATGGAATGGCTAAATGATTATAATTTTGAGACCAGAGCTGAGGCTAAAAAGGCTGTTTTTGAATACATAGAACTGTTTTATAACCGTAAAAGGACTCATTCAGCAAATGGATATATTCCCCCATTCGTGCTGAAGGAAATATCATAG
- a CDS encoding ABC transporter ATP-binding protein, whose translation MNPIETFNLSKKFGNKVVLNNISMSIAEKELFGFLGRNGAGKSTFINVLTGNVNKTEGSFNLLGYTDKDINTAKKEIGVMPDVANLYGDMTAVQFLRYMSNLKNIKNNSTDAHRLLKMVGLEVLDTMKIKNYSFGMKKKISLAQALIGEPRLLFLDEPTSGVDPESIINIQKLIVDLNKKGTTIFLTSHNLNEIEKICTSIAILKGGHIDLCGSITDIRKSFCKNITVTIKADIPSDISDISEFVVTKMVNSNKNVFTFKVDSEEEIAYIITQIVNKKGSIYSVTQNSITLEEIFLK comes from the coding sequence ATGAATCCAATTGAAACGTTTAATCTATCAAAAAAATTTGGTAATAAAGTTGTTTTAAATAATATAAGCATGTCAATAGCGGAGAAAGAGCTGTTTGGCTTTTTGGGGAGAAATGGTGCAGGTAAATCAACATTTATAAATGTTTTAACAGGGAATGTAAATAAAACTGAGGGCAGCTTCAATTTGCTTGGTTATACTGATAAAGATATAAATACTGCTAAAAAAGAGATAGGTGTTATGCCGGATGTAGCTAATTTGTATGGCGATATGACGGCGGTACAATTTTTAAGATACATGTCAAATCTTAAAAATATAAAAAATAATTCAACGGATGCACACAGGCTTCTTAAAATGGTTGGCTTAGAAGTATTAGATACTATGAAAATAAAGAATTATTCATTCGGAATGAAAAAGAAAATTAGCCTCGCTCAGGCACTTATTGGTGAACCTAGACTATTGTTTCTAGACGAACCTACTTCCGGGGTTGATCCTGAATCAATTATCAATATACAGAAACTCATTGTAGATTTAAATAAGAAAGGGACTACAATATTTTTAACCTCACACAATCTGAATGAGATAGAGAAAATTTGTACGAGTATTGCAATTTTAAAAGGTGGACATATTGATTTGTGCGGCTCAATAACTGATATCAGAAAATCCTTTTGTAAGAATATCACTGTTACAATTAAGGCTGATATTCCTTCAGACATATCGGATATTAGTGAATTTGTTGTAACCAAAATGGTAAATAGCAATAAAAATGTCTTTACTTTTAAAGTGGACAGCGAAGAAGAGATTGCATATATAATAACACAGATTGTGAATAAGAAGGGAAGCATTTATTCGGTTACACAAAATAGCATTACTCTTGAAGAAATATTTTTGAAGTAA